In the genome of Cryptomeria japonica chromosome 8, Sugi_1.0, whole genome shotgun sequence, one region contains:
- the LOC131053335 gene encoding uncharacterized protein LOC131053335 codes for MESVRAKNSNFLSKSSGSTQGQLAAEDSGSPAKGESSGCKDPDAPLDSGDPGGGPIPCEERISGGNGKGQVQISKLEGGNSEGALGQQAESGSENMVEGKVSSGRDLENSRILEDLKGGPSLNGHIGKWSSLFGVKPKGKSSLPPVKIPQMSLRAIFPSLF; via the coding sequence ATGGAGAGCGTTCGGGCCAAGAATTCAAATTTTCTGAGCAAGAGTTCTGGTTCAACACAGGGACAGCTTGCTGCAGAAGATTCAGGGAGTCCTGCAAAAGGGGAGAGCTCAGGTTGTAAGGATCCCGATGCCCCCTTGGATTCaggggacccagggggaggaccaATACCATGTGAAGAGAGGATATCAGGAGGCAACGGGAAAGGTcaggttcaaatttcaaaattagaaggtggCAACTCAGAAGGAGCCCTAGGACAGCAAGCGGAGAGCGGTTCAGAGAACATGGTGGAAGGTAAAGTATCTTCTGGAAGGGATCTTGAGAATTCGAGGATCCTAGAGGATCTTAAGGGGGGACCCAGTTTGAATGGGCATATTGGAAAGTGGTCCTCTTTGTTTGgggtcaaacccaaaggtaagtcttcATTGCCCCCAGTTAAAATACCTCAAATGTCTCTCAGGGCAATTTTTCCATCTCTGTTCTAG